The window ttacaaattttaaaatttcacacatattaattaaatatattttattttatttataaatgcatattttgttattatttattttataactgtaaactaataaaaattagaaaaatacaattaatatttttaaagtttataatTAGACATTGTCAGTTGATAagaattttttacaaaaatatgcATCTCTGTGAGActgataaatattaaattattaactaTATATCTAACTACAATTCAACAAATGATAAGATTATatactacaaaatataaaaattcatataacaTAAAATGTTGACAAATAACTAATTtgcagaaatttttttttataaaaagtcaTTTATAAGAAACGaaagaaatattaattatagCAATTTATTGAAAATCAATTTAAAAGATCAGTGTATATCCTTTTACGTTAAGTTTCAAAGTTCAGTTCATTTAGTTCAATTATTGGCACATGATCCCACCCCATCATCACCCACCCAACTAACATTTGTTTAGTTTCAGCATTAATTTATGTAGGGTTTCTCTCCTTTAAATGTTCATGCATGAGTTAACTTTTTATCATATGGGAAAGGAATGAATAGTTCTTTTATCGCTTATCTACAATTATAATTGAAGTTCTTgagaaatatttataaagaaCCTAACGAAtcacaattctttttttttttgttgggacAAACCTAACGAATCACAATTCTATGTGAATTTATTAGTACTTGTTTTTGGCTATGCCTTCATATTTGACGACATCATTTGGCGTATAGTCatcaatatatgaatataattatttttcgtagttaaattttttaataatgtacAAGTTTATATTTCCTATTAGTATTCGTATAAAACGGTGAAATATGTTTTTGAAACTATAGATCTCTTATCATTTAGATAGTCAAGATTCCTTTATTCATCATGATTATAGTATCTATTGTAATTCAATGTCACATGCGACGGATCTGAGATTACGGaagacaaaatataattaagaaGTTCCAGTATCAGTCCCTTTTTATGGTCATCGCTTATCGATCAGACTTAAACATGACGATGATATATCTTGGTTAACATTAAAAAACAAAAgtgtaaaatttattcaataaTTATTGTTAAAGcattttttatgaaaaagaTGATCACTAAcctattttttggtaaattaatTAGTACGACGTAATATCTGATTATCAAAGATCTGATTATCACTTTGATATTCCCCCCATGGCATCCATTACGTCGTACTTCGTAACTAAATCTTAGTATTCAAGATACATGTGTTTCAGTCGGTATCTGAACCATAAGCTAACTAAAGCTCACAAGTTCATGTACCTTGGACTTGGAGTTTGTTAGATTCTTTGCAGAAAATACATTTTGTTTAACACATGTGAAAAAGGGATTGGAACCTTAAtaatatgaaaaagaaaatgcACAATCACTTTTACATAATGGGCGTACAACTGCCAAAGGTGAGGCATGGAAACCATGCAAGTATCTTTCTCCGCCaagaaaatgtttattttctaTGTTAATATTCAAAATGAGCCCATTTCaacactattattatttttttattattaatttgcTAGTATCtataatgtttgtttttttcgtTTGATATAATCACTTGGTGCGACCCATGTTAAATAGCTCATTGTtacaagttacaaaaaaaacctCCCTCTGGTTTTGTTCAAGACAACACTGAACATACGTcagaaccaaaaagaaaaacgatATGCTAAAGTTCTAAGAAACATTGGAATCATATCTTCCCCCTTATTCCATGAGATCATCTACTTTGGAATAATTTTAAGGTCATTCATGCAAGAAGATTTATGTGACGAAGCGcaaaatgaaaagtaaaagaGAGATTCAAAGCCATGatgctttttttcttcttatgttCTCATACATGTCGTTATTGCCATAttccaaaatcaaataaaatcttTAAAGAAGTTGacgaatgatgatgatgatggtacaTATATTCTGATGATGATCATCCTTGAAGTCATGGGTTCACACAACTGAAGTTCAGAAGAACCCCACTAGCCTACTAATAAGTAACAAGAGAGAGCTTTGATAAATAGATACATAATAGTCCACAAACCACCAGACTTTCAAAGCCTTTGATAAACAATAGAGGCTTCTTTAAACAAAAGCCCAAAACAAGGCCCATAAAGCCCATTATGGATTACTTTTTCTTTTCCACTGTCTCACTGTGCACATCCATTACTCCATCTGTTGCTTCTCTTCCTCCTAGATTTGCAGCCAATCATAGAAGAAGCCACTACGAACTACAAAAGAGGTAAAAGACCCAATCCTTTTTGATCTGTCTCATTATTACGCACATGTCTTTAATGTCTCAATTACAATACTATCTAGATCTCTCTTCTCATCTAAGTATCTGATCTGACTGAAACAAACTTGGAAACATATTCAAATCTTCAGATCTATCTCGATGGGTAAAGCTAGAGGAGTGAACAATGGTGTTAACCAAAGCTCTCTCGATTACCTCTTTGGTTCCGGCGAGTCTCCTTCCGCCGTTGCGGCAACAATGGGGACCACAACGACGACAACAACCACAACTACCACAGACGGAACCGGAGGGAGACCGGTGACGACCACGACGACCACGGTCACTGAGAATAAGAAGATACCTGCAGGTGTTAGAGGAAGTCCTAATAACTACTTCAGATCAGAAGGCCAAAACTGTGGCAACTTCCTCACGGTAAAGGAATAGACTTTGTTACATTTTTAGATTGAAACTTTTGATTTAGAAACTGATGAAAATGTGTGTTGTttgattggtttggtttggatgaTGATGAGAGCAGGAGAGGCCGTCTACTAAGGTTCATGCTGCTCCTGGTGGAGGATCTTCTCTTGGCTATCTCTTTGGTGGACCAAGTGCTTCTGCTGATTCTGCAAAGAAATGAAGTTTGCTTTGTTTGGCTTTTTCCGATTTGTAAATCATCAAAAAATGTGTGGCTATA of the Brassica rapa cultivar Chiifu-401-42 chromosome A03, CAAS_Brap_v3.01, whole genome shotgun sequence genome contains:
- the LOC103858946 gene encoding protein SPIRAL1-like 3, with the translated sequence MDYFFFSTVSLCTSITPSVASLPPRFAANHRRSHYELQKRSISMGKARGVNNGVNQSSLDYLFGSGESPSAVAATMGTTTTTTTTTTTDGTGGRPVTTTTTTVTENKKIPAGVRGSPNNYFRSEGQNCGNFLTERPSTKVHAAPGGGSSLGYLFGGPSASADSAKK